In Vicia villosa cultivar HV-30 ecotype Madison, WI unplaced genomic scaffold, Vvil1.0 ctg.001941F_1_1, whole genome shotgun sequence, a single genomic region encodes these proteins:
- the LOC131637194 gene encoding vacuolar cation/proton exchanger 3-like, with protein MASDKTQDERSWLLENGNPKVLSKESRHGNGRSRRAHNISSASLRKKSQFTLVSHIPWHSLRFVLANIQEVILGTKLSILFFAVPGAMVAHDLALGRSWVFILSLLGLTPLAERVSFLTEQIAFFTGPTVGGLLNATCGNATELIIAIFALSTNKIAVVKYSLLGSILSNLLLVLGTSLLCGGIANLRLEQKYDRRQADVNSLMLLLALLCMSLPMLFTYSAALPELTVEPTLYLSRAASIVMLAAYFIYLIFQLWTHRQLFEAEDEGEGDNNETEVAVIGFWSGFAWLAGMTVFIAILSEYVVDTIEDASDSWGLSVSFLSIILLPIVGNAAEHAGAIIFAFKNKLDISLGVALGSATQISMFVVPLCVTVAWGMGVNMDLNFNLLETGSLAVAIIVTSFTLQDGTSHYMKGVILLLCYFVIGACFFVQRFPSGPSKIQNATLKSVIGPVTCAN; from the exons ATGGCTTCTGACAAAACACAAGATGAACGATCATGGCTTTTGGAGAATGGTAATCCAAAGGTCTTGAGCAAGGAATCAAGACACGGAAATGGCCGTAGTCGAAGAGCGCATAACATTTCTTCTGCTTCATTGCGAAAGAAATCTCAATTTACTCTCGTCTCCCACATTCCATGGCATTCGCTTAGGTTTGTTTTGGCTAACATCCAAGAGGTTATTCTTGGTACAAAGCTTTCCATTCTCTTCTTTGCCGTTCCTGGTGCGATGGTAGCTCATGATCTTGCCTTAGGAAGA TCATGGGTTTTCATATTGAGTTTACTTGGGCTTACTCCACTTGCTGAACGCGTGAGCTTTCTTACAGA ACAAATTGCTTTCTTCACCGGTCCTACAG TTGGAGGGCTTCTTAATGCAACGTGTGGAAATGCTACTGAACTCATAATTGCAATATTTGCTCTTAGCACCAATAAAATTGCCGTTGTCAAGTATTCTCTTTTGGGTTCCATTCTTTCAAATCTTCTGCTCGTTCTTGGAACTTCTCTACTTTGTGGTGGCATTGCCAATCTTAGGTTGGAGCAAAAATATGACAGA AGACAAGCAGATGTGAACTCACTTATGCTACTATTGGCATTGTTATGCATGTCGCTTCCAATGCTATTCACATACAGTGCTGCATTACCGGAACTCACAGTAGAGCCTACACTCTACTTGTCAAGAGCTGCTAGCATTGTCATGTTGGCTGCTTATTTTATTTACTTGATCTTTCAACTATGGACACATAGGCAATTATTTGAAGCTGAAGAC GAAGGCGAAGGTGATAACAATGAAACAGAAGTGGCTGTGATTGGATTTTGGAGTGGATTTGCTTGGTTGGCGGGAATGACTGTGTTCATTGCTATATTGTCTGAATATGTGGTTGATACAATTGAG GATGCATCAGATTCATGGGGTTTATCTGTGAGTTTCCTCAGCATAATCTTGCTTCCAATAGTTGGCAATGCAGCTGAACATGCAGGAGCAATCATTTTCGCTTTCAAGAACAAGCTG GACATTTCCTTAGGTGTTGCTTTGGGCTCTGCTACTCAAATTTCCATGTTTGTG GTTCCCCTCTGTGTTACTGTTGCTTGGGGAATGGGTGTGAATATGGACCTAAACTTCAACCTCCTTGAGACAGGTTCTCTAGCTGTGGCAATTATAGTCACAAGCTTCACTTTACAG GATGGTACTTCTCACTACATGAAAGGCGTTATTCTCCTACTCTGCTACTTTGTTATTGGTGCTTGCTTCTTTGTACAAAGATTTCCAAGTG GCCCAAGTAAAATTCAAAACGCCACTCTTAAATCAGTGATTGGTCCAGTTACATGCGCCAATTAG